The Mercenaria mercenaria strain notata chromosome 1, MADL_Memer_1, whole genome shotgun sequence nucleotide sequence GATTTCGTCATCATGTCAATTAAATGTGCAGGAAAGTCTAATGATAAGTTGATTTTATATGCAAATCGTCATCAAACCAAGGATTATTTTAAATAGGACCACTATTGAAATAGATTTAATCttttcaaatttaagaaaattgcttcTTTTTGGCACTGCCGagcatttaattatttcattcaaggagtttaataaaatcaatttcGAAAGACAGAAACGTAACATTCCTTTGATCACATTTTAGACTTTCCTGCATAAACATCAAAGTTTCTTCTtccttacattattatatacaaaGTCATTCAACCAACTTCTCCTTTACAgcactagtgtaataccaaaactatatactgtaaaagcagaaattttccctcgagggtttaattttcgctatattagcgaagccctacatctcgcgaaaattaatcctcgcatatAAATTCACCATAAGTACAAGTCAAATTCAAGCAGGATAAAATTTCTACAATTTCGTGGATATTAAACcacgcgaacatactcaaaatttcaaattcccTAAATTTTGATCTagcgaaaatatatgcttttacagtattgGCTTTATTTTACTACCATGACATCAGATGTGTGATAAATCATAAGTACTAGCTGAAAGTGAATTTGGCTAACATCAACATGCAGATCCAGATCTCATATCAATTTGTAAGATTTGTTCCTTCAATTCTAGGAGGTAAAATTTGAGCATTTTCAAGGTTACTACCTAAATACATAGCCTGTAAAGTGATAGATGAACATCCCTGTAGATATAACCATGGAGCCGAAATCccaacaagagtggcagactgtcacaaaatacgaccgtcatcgaatttggcctaattcaagggccataattcaagagtgcctggggcgatttggctgattatcgaactttgctgagatattttgcccacaaacattgtcagcaagtttaatgaagatcggatgaaaactgttcgacttagagagcggacaaggctaattcacagatttcgagtaattcaagggccatatccacgagtgcctggggcaatttggctggttatggaacttggctgagatattatgctgacaaacattatctgcaagtttgtggaagatcggatgaaaagtGTTGGACTTAGAGAGCGGATAAGGTTAAATTCGCAATTTTTcaagtaatttaagggccataatccaagagtgcctggggtggtttagctggttatcaaacttggcagagatattatgcccataaacattgtcaccaagtctggtgaagatcagatgaaaaatgttGGGACTTaaagggcggacaaggctaaaattgcagattttgagtaattcaagggcaataactcaagagaGCCAAGAGCGATTTTGCtgcttatcgaacttggctgagatattatgcccacaaacattgtcaccaagtttggtgaagatcggatgaaaactatttgacttagagagcagacatgcttttggacgccgactgcccgcccgccacgggtgttcacataatacgccccgctctttcagagacgggcatataaaaatggctaatattttttttaaataggccATTGCCCTGAAACAGCATAACTGAAAACAAAAGTTACACAGTCTGATGTtaattttgtccttgtttttttttttctttgcatacATTTCTGTACATTATcgaaaatatttccttaaattaaggttttttgtacaaaaaagtgTATGGGACCTTACACTGGCCCTAGTCCCTATGTTCTGCTGTATGTCCCCTATTTAATAGTTTTTCTTTTCATGATTAACAGCGGAAATAACTCCAGCAGGTATGTTTCATACAGATATTTTTACTGCGTTACATAGTTCGGCCATCAGAAAAAAAGAAGCTTTTTCAAGAGGCTTAgcattttacttataaaatatttgaaatttatctagagtaaaaaagtttcatttcaaaatatatctagTGGTCAGGCtaacaaagtttttatttaattgtaataCAAAGTAAAATTAATATGATAACATGATTACAAATTAGGCAGCTATATAGTAGACTTGTAAAAAATAGAGTACCAGTAAGattaataatattttcacatAAACTGAAACTATGTAATATATGCAACATTGCAGAATAAACATGTTCTTACTATAAAAGTTGGTTTCATAAATATCCTTGAAATCTGACAGGAAGTCAGTTTGAGATAACATCTCACATGCCATAGCATCAGTTACTGGAAAATACCTTTGGACCTTAAAAAGATGGcaagaattcaattctttaataTGAtggaataaatttattattttccaAAAGTATGTATTCAAATTCTTACTGGCAATAAAAAACATTGCCTTTGAAAACAATGCAAATTacttaaaatacaaaaagtaTATTCCTTCAATAAATAATTAATGTATTACAAGTTTTATGTTACAAAGACAGGCACAAATAGCAAATGACAGGAAATATCACAAAATTACTTCAAAAACAACTTTGAGCAATGTTAATAGAATCTCCCAGAGAACCGAACCAAAGGACTCTGCCTCGTCTTCATCTAAGGCATCTTGGCCACTGCTTGAACTTTTCCCCTGTGGATTGACATTTGGTTTTACGTCCCTGTACATATAGTGAGAAGCCTCGTAATTCTTGAACAAATAGTCTGCAGCCTCATAATCATGGAACATATGTTTCAACTGTTCATAGTCCATTTCCTCATTTTTTGGTAGCTGATATATAGAGATTAAATATTCTGAAATTTCATGGCCAGGGTATCCATACACTGCTATACCTACAGGCCTGTTGTAACTGGCTGGGACTTCAATAACATCTTTTCCGCATGTAATAGACTGGGCTGTATACTTATCATATGCTGGATTTAAAGTTGTATCCGATACATACAAGTCTGCATCTCCTGACAGACTGACAAGCTCCACACGCAATCTTCCAACCCGAGAAAGACGGTAGTATGTGTAATTTTCGGCACCAATTGTTCCCTTAAGAGACTGCAGGAGCTCCTGGCCTTTACAACAGTTAAACAATAGCACCAGTAATGCAGGCACACTAAGACTCACAGAGGTGAACATCATTTTGCTGATCTAAGCTAAGACGGTAACATCATCTGAAATTATATTAGTACAAGATTCAAGCATAGGAGTCTAGAAATATCTATACAGTAGTCAGATAAAATCACAACTGCATATGAAACACAGCTACACTGGGCAAGGTATTCACTATTGTGACAGTTTTttactgacaaatttttatgtttgtttcaatAGGTGTAAGTCACACTGACATAATTCAAGTTATATGGCAACTTATTTAGATCACCTTGGTAGCAGGATTGGGTTGAATTAATACTTGAGTACTCGAGAATAATCAGtacaagtaccatttttttttcagtactcaTGAAAAAATTATGATACTTGTACTATTGAGTATTGGGTACTTTCCTAAAAAACACTCAGTATTCATGAGTACTATGTTCATCACTcatgaatattttttaagttttgaaaagcACTAAAAATTTTGGCATACACTTTCAACATATtctcataggcgtaggagcaggggggccAGCGGGGACAGGcccccccccaaagctaggagggGGAGGGGCCAAACTACtatagtttgcccccccccccccccccccccccccaattttttggaaaagagatgtaacttgcagtctaatataacatttacttagcatcatataattcttttcaacctgatttctgatttgcacttggccttcccttgtattctgacttgtttCTTTCCATAGTGtcagtactgaaatctgtacgctacgccaaggattgtttgattacattttataaaaataatatatcattgagcgcaatcactacagttccggtttgagcgtctgcaaaatctatgtaggccttactattaagcctgtttatgcatgtaaacgttatgtatttttgttttgtttttcattgtccattcaagggaaatgatatttccacaactttatatcaatatataaatattatatagggggtaatttttgtaaagatagacttctatggtcttattgatagaatttcagactcctgtgatcagaacaatacataatatgactgattaagacagttcagtgcctagtcgtatgtgtatcatcagaataactcaatgattgctaaacatagaggcttgagggggcctatggcccatttggcccctgtacgaggctttgaggctttgtcatgagtaatgcaccgaggataccttgccgctaCCCCTCCCCCACAaaccgccggtcgaaaaggtttggctCCCCCcacaaagttaaactcgctcctacgcccatgattctgaaatatttctgttaatcTTTTGTTTTCTCATAATAAATCGTCAGAATAACATTATGTTTCaagtgaaacaagagctgtcacaggagacagcgcgctcaattctttcaatgctggatagtgaaactgggcacatctgaggaaactagagctgtcactggagtgtttaatgactccaattgtggatgaagatattgcacaatagcctgagtctatgtcaaaaatatcaacttgaagtaataagagaggtaaagataaaatgtatcaaaacactacataagtatatcctaagcaaaaaggggcataattcattaaatattggtgccagagttatgcaccttgtgtcatatggtgtgggtg carries:
- the LOC123543623 gene encoding UPF0669 protein C6orf120 homolog — its product is MMFTSVSLSVPALLVLLFNCCKGQELLQSLKGTIGAENYTYYRLSRVGRLRVELVSLSGDADLYVSDTTLNPAYDKYTAQSITCGKDVIEVPASYNRPVGIAVYGYPGHEISEYLISIYQLPKNEEMDYEQLKHMFHDYEAADYLFKNYEASHYMYRDVKPNVNPQGKSSSSGQDALDEDEAESFGSVLWEILLTLLKVVFEVIL